One part of the Cellvibrionales bacterium genome encodes these proteins:
- the hslO gene encoding Hsp33 family molecular chaperone HslO — translation MSHNDKQQDARVRFLFEDAPVRGAWVYLQHSVQAMPAFISASPAGKILLGESVAAAALLSANIKLQGRLAIQARGDGALRLLVAESSQNAGVRGVIELDDRAENTLALRELLGDGYLAVTLLPDVGESYQGIVPLQGARLQDCLAAYFQQSEQLETALWLASDGETAAGLLLQAMPGAQDDLKGWQHVHALASTISNEELLSLSCEQLLHRLYHQETVRVFDAEPVQFQCSCNTQRSAAALATLGREDLLQLFQETPVVKVDCHFCGKIYQYSERDIDKILGEISPTLH, via the coding sequence ATGAGTCATAACGATAAACAACAAGACGCACGCGTGCGTTTCTTGTTTGAGGATGCACCTGTGCGCGGTGCGTGGGTGTATTTGCAGCACAGCGTGCAGGCAATGCCGGCGTTCATCAGTGCATCACCGGCGGGAAAAATTTTGTTGGGGGAAAGTGTGGCTGCCGCTGCTCTGCTCAGTGCCAATATCAAATTGCAAGGGCGCTTAGCGATTCAAGCGCGAGGTGACGGGGCATTGCGTTTGTTGGTGGCAGAAAGCTCGCAGAACGCCGGTGTGCGCGGTGTGATCGAATTGGATGATCGCGCAGAAAATACATTGGCTCTGCGTGAGTTATTGGGTGACGGCTATCTTGCGGTGACTTTGTTGCCAGATGTGGGTGAAAGTTATCAGGGCATCGTGCCGCTGCAAGGTGCGCGCTTGCAGGATTGTTTAGCCGCTTATTTTCAGCAGTCTGAGCAATTAGAGACAGCGCTGTGGTTGGCATCAGATGGTGAAACGGCGGCGGGTTTATTGCTGCAAGCCATGCCGGGTGCGCAAGATGATCTCAAGGGTTGGCAGCATGTGCATGCCTTGGCTAGCACGATCAGTAATGAGGAATTGTTGTCGCTGTCGTGCGAGCAATTACTGCACCGTTTGTATCACCAAGAAACCGTGCGTGTGTTTGATGCAGAGCCGGTGCAATTCCAGTGTTCATGCAATACTCAGCGCTCGGCTGCTGCGCTGGCTACACTGGGGCGCGAAGATTTATTGCAGTTATTTCAAGAAACGCCCGTGGTAAAAGTTGACTGTCATTTTTGTGGAAAAATTTATCAGTATTCCGAGCGCGATATTGACAAAATCTTAGGGGAAATTTCACCCACATTGCACTGA
- a CDS encoding DUF4124 domain-containing protein, translated as MRKMFLLSMLLLVGVSAQAEVYKWVDENGKVHFGDRAPAEKKVEAIDDKLNKVNIDHGSSNTAVSSVVVSTEKTQDEKDLEAKKKKELENAIGERCKKWEKDIAAIARGDRGIFLDENGNEEIVLERDRGKKLEEWRREYMRSSCQTIYPLEM; from the coding sequence ATGAGAAAAATGTTTTTGCTCAGCATGCTGTTGCTTGTTGGAGTGTCTGCACAAGCTGAAGTGTATAAATGGGTGGATGAAAACGGCAAAGTGCATTTTGGTGATCGCGCACCCGCTGAAAAAAAAGTGGAAGCAATAGATGATAAATTAAATAAGGTCAATATCGATCATGGCAGCAGCAATACTGCAGTGTCTTCAGTCGTGGTCAGTACAGAAAAAACACAGGATGAAAAAGACTTAGAGGCCAAGAAAAAGAAAGAGCTAGAAAATGCAATAGGTGAGCGCTGCAAAAAGTGGGAAAAAGATATTGCGGCGATTGCGCGTGGGGATCGCGGAATTTTTCTGGATGAAAACGGTAATGAAGAAATTGTATTGGAAAGGGATCGTGGTAAGAAGTTAGAGGAGTGGCGCAGAGAATATATGCGTTCGAGTTGTCAAACTATCTATCCGTTGGAGATGTAA
- the yrfG gene encoding GMP/IMP nucleotidase, whose product MTANVKPNRRAVLAMPWQEIDSVLLDMDGTLLDLHFDNHFWQTHLPRRYAEARGMSEAAARTRLAARFAEEHGKLNWYCLDFWQRELQLDIVALKREVRHLVGWRPHSVAFLDALVAAGKSIWLVTNAHADSIQLKMEQVSLHPWLDHIISSHDLGAAKESPAFWQALQQRYPFDATRTLFVDDTVSVLQAAQAYGIRHLLCILQPDSQSPPRAVTGFPAVVDFDQVLPVQ is encoded by the coding sequence ATGACAGCAAATGTGAAGCCCAATAGGCGCGCCGTGTTGGCGATGCCTTGGCAGGAGATCGATTCGGTGCTGCTGGATATGGACGGCACGCTGCTCGATCTGCACTTCGACAATCATTTTTGGCAGACGCATTTGCCGCGCCGTTATGCCGAGGCGCGCGGCATGAGCGAGGCGGCGGCGCGCACGCGTTTGGCGGCGCGCTTTGCTGAGGAGCACGGCAAGCTGAACTGGTATTGCTTGGATTTTTGGCAGCGCGAATTGCAGTTGGATATTGTTGCGCTAAAGCGCGAAGTGCGTCATTTGGTTGGCTGGCGACCCCATAGCGTGGCATTTTTGGACGCGCTGGTGGCGGCGGGAAAATCGATATGGTTGGTAACCAATGCACACGCAGACAGCATTCAATTAAAAATGGAACAAGTGTCTCTGCATCCTTGGTTGGATCACATTATTAGCTCGCATGATTTAGGTGCCGCGAAAGAGTCGCCCGCGTTTTGGCAGGCGTTGCAACAACGCTATCCTTTTGATGCAACGCGTACTTTGTTTGTGGATGACACGGTGTCTGTGTTGCAAGCAGCGCAAGCATACGGTATCCGTCATTTGCTGTGTATTTTGCAGCCGGACAGCCAGTCGCCACCGCGCGCTGTTACCGGCTTTCCTGCGGTAGTAGACTTCGATCAAGTGTTGCCCGTGCAGTGA